The Bacteroidales bacterium genome includes a window with the following:
- the thrC gene encoding threonine synthase, translating into MSDSIRYFSTNGKAVKVSFSEALLKGLAPDKGLYIPDHIPSLSTDQLNSMIGKEYPFIANTIASHLLSDEIDKDSIQRIVTDAYDYPVPLEQVYDRKYILRLDQGPTASFKDFAARMMGRLMQHFLQKENRTMLILTATSGDTGSAIANAFYGLDNIKVVILFPENEVTDRQRKQMTTLRKNITILSLNGKFDDCQALVKQAFTDPDLDTLKLSSANSINIGRLLPQSFYYFYAWSQLARNAEEPVIFSVPSGNFGNMMGALLAKKMGLPIGKLVISTNENDEVPVYWKTGQYKTIVPSRNCISSAMNVGHPSNMARVVSLYGGVMDEKGTITTEPDVEALHRDIFTVSITDAETEQTIRDVYRNHRVLLEPHGAAGWGGLQYYFKQNPRDSAPGKLAISLETAHPAKFPQEIRSLLGIEPELPASMKDLEKLDESFDRIHNDYKDFKQYLLSRYL; encoded by the coding sequence ATGTCTGACAGCATCCGCTATTTTTCGACTAATGGTAAGGCCGTTAAAGTAAGCTTCAGTGAAGCGCTGCTTAAGGGACTGGCTCCGGACAAAGGCCTGTATATTCCTGATCATATTCCTTCGCTTTCGACGGATCAGCTTAACAGCATGATCGGCAAGGAGTATCCCTTTATCGCCAACACAATAGCCAGCCACCTGCTGAGCGATGAAATCGATAAGGATTCAATACAACGGATTGTAACCGACGCCTATGATTACCCTGTTCCCCTTGAACAGGTGTATGACCGGAAATATATTCTCAGGCTCGACCAGGGACCTACAGCCTCATTCAAGGATTTTGCCGCCCGTATGATGGGACGGTTGATGCAGCATTTCCTTCAGAAGGAAAACCGCACTATGCTTATCCTTACGGCTACTTCAGGCGACACGGGAAGCGCCATTGCCAATGCCTTCTATGGCCTTGACAATATTAAGGTTGTTATCCTTTTTCCTGAAAATGAAGTGACCGACCGGCAGCGCAAGCAGATGACCACGCTGAGAAAGAATATTACAATTCTTTCGCTCAACGGTAAATTCGATGATTGCCAGGCCCTTGTCAAACAGGCTTTTACCGATCCTGACCTTGATACACTGAAACTTTCATCGGCCAATTCAATCAATATCGGCAGGCTGTTGCCTCAATCGTTCTACTATTTCTATGCATGGTCACAACTGGCGAGGAATGCGGAAGAACCTGTCATTTTTTCGGTACCCTCGGGAAATTTCGGGAATATGATGGGTGCTTTGCTCGCTAAAAAAATGGGACTACCGATAGGTAAACTGGTTATTTCAACCAATGAAAACGATGAAGTGCCTGTGTACTGGAAAACCGGGCAGTACAAGACCATTGTTCCCTCGCGAAATTGCATATCGAGTGCCATGAACGTGGGACATCCAAGCAACATGGCTCGTGTGGTTTCATTGTACGGCGGTGTAATGGATGAAAAAGGCACTATAACCACCGAGCCTGATGTGGAGGCATTGCACAGGGATATCTTTACGGTGAGCATAACCGATGCGGAAACGGAACAAACTATCCGGGATGTGTATAGAAATCACAGGGTTTTACTTGAACCTCACGGAGCTGCAGGCTGGGGAGGATTACAGTACTATTTTAAACAGAATCCCCGGGATTCAGCCCCGGGCAAACTGGCTATCAGCCTTGAAACCGCGCATCCTGCTAAATTCCCTCAGGAAATTCGTAGCCTGCTTGGCATAGAACCGGAATTACCCGCATCCATGAAGGATCTTGAAAAGCTTGATGAATCATTTGACAGGATTCATAATGATTATAAGGACTTTAAACAGTATTTACTCAGCCGTTATCTTTAA
- the thrH gene encoding bifunctional phosphoserine phosphatase/homoserine phosphotransferase ThrH, producing the protein MKKLHAVCSDLEGVWVPEVWINVAERTGIPELRLTTRDIKDYDELMHHRLKILKEKNLTLLDIQRVIATIRPLHGAPDMINWLKRVTRFIVVSDTFVEFAEPLMEQLDWPTLFCHSLEVDGNGIINGYNLRQKNAKRETILALKGMNYEVIAFGDSYNDINMLKEADQGVLFRPPQNVINDYPEFPVIHEYGELKSFLEERFK; encoded by the coding sequence ATGAAGAAACTGCACGCGGTATGTTCTGATCTTGAAGGTGTTTGGGTTCCCGAGGTTTGGATCAATGTAGCTGAAAGAACCGGCATACCTGAGCTCCGGTTAACAACCCGCGATATTAAGGACTATGATGAACTCATGCATCACAGGCTTAAGATCCTTAAGGAAAAAAATCTCACACTGCTCGATATACAAAGGGTAATCGCCACCATCAGGCCTCTCCATGGTGCCCCCGATATGATCAACTGGCTTAAACGGGTTACCCGCTTCATTGTGGTCTCGGATACGTTTGTCGAATTTGCCGAACCGCTGATGGAACAGCTCGACTGGCCTACCCTGTTCTGCCATTCGCTTGAAGTGGACGGCAACGGCATTATTAACGGGTATAACCTGCGGCAGAAAAATGCAAAGCGTGAAACTATCCTTGCTCTTAAAGGTATGAATTACGAAGTGATTGCCTTCGGCGACTCTTACAACGACATCAACATGCTTAAGGAAGCAGACCAGGGCGTTCTGTTCAGGCCTCCGCAGAATGTAATCAATGACTACCCCGAATTTCCGGTAATCCATGAATACGGAGAACTGAAAAGCTTTTTAGAGGAAAGATTTAAGTAA
- the hxpB gene encoding hexitol phosphatase HxpB has product MIKAIIFDFDGIIIDSEPLWVEAEMEVFKSVGVDLSPALCRQTTGLNTQDTIQHWYGVYKWTGKSSFQLYKEIMESMQTLILERADLKDGFLDVLQLFVDKKIPVSVASSSPLKLITTALKKFHLFEFFKIISSAENEEFGKPHPALYLGAAKKLGVDPVHCLAFEDSFNGAISAKAARMKLVTVPDSHDFKSTRFDFADLKIASLSDFTEKNFENLNSLN; this is encoded by the coding sequence ATGATAAAAGCAATCATTTTCGATTTCGACGGGATCATCATTGATTCAGAACCTTTGTGGGTTGAAGCTGAAATGGAAGTTTTCAAATCGGTCGGAGTCGATCTGTCGCCCGCATTGTGCAGGCAGACAACAGGACTGAATACCCAGGACACTATACAGCACTGGTATGGTGTGTATAAATGGACAGGCAAAAGTTCGTTTCAGCTTTATAAAGAAATCATGGAATCCATGCAGACCCTGATCCTTGAACGCGCCGATCTGAAAGACGGGTTCCTGGATGTCCTCCAGCTTTTCGTTGATAAAAAAATCCCTGTTTCTGTTGCTTCATCTTCTCCGTTGAAGCTGATCACCACCGCACTGAAAAAATTTCACCTTTTTGAATTCTTTAAAATCATCAGCTCTGCCGAAAATGAAGAATTCGGGAAACCCCACCCTGCCCTTTACCTGGGTGCCGCTAAAAAACTAGGCGTTGATCCTGTTCACTGCCTGGCTTTCGAAGATTCTTTCAACGGTGCCATTTCGGCAAAGGCTGCCCGCATGAAACTCGTGACTGTACCCGACAGCCATGATTTTAAGTCGACCCGCTTTGATTTTGCCGATCTTAAGATTGCTTCCCTGTCGGATTTTACAGAGAAAAATTTTGAAAACCTCAATTCACTAAATTAG